One region of Streptomyces sp. TLI_171 genomic DNA includes:
- a CDS encoding ABC transporter permease subunit, giving the protein MELHQRVPDGPGAGRHRLGGIARAVRAQTLSLRERGFLEAARGLGLSQRHILLRELLPNIAPYVAMNLLLSVIGFIGAEVALFFLGVVPFSSENWGVMLNQAVFSGGVMSSPEALTYLLAPLTCILLITLGIVLFMDAVDELFNPRLRERS; this is encoded by the coding sequence CCAGCGCGTTCCAGATGGGCCTGGTGCTGGGCGCCACCGGCTGGGCGGCATCGCCCGCGCGGTGCGCGCACAGACCCTGTCGCTGCGCGAGCGCGGGTTCCTGGAGGCCGCCCGCGGCCTGGGCCTGTCACAACGGCACATCCTGCTGCGCGAGTTGCTGCCGAACATCGCACCCTACGTGGCGATGAACCTGCTGCTGTCGGTGATCGGCTTCATCGGGGCCGAGGTCGCGCTGTTCTTCCTCGGCGTCGTGCCGTTCTCCAGCGAGAACTGGGGAGTGATGCTCAACCAGGCGGTCTTCTCCGGCGGCGTGATGAGCAGCCCGGAGGCACTGACGTACCTGCTGGCGCCGCTGACCTGCATCCTGCTCATCACCCTCGGCATCGTCCTGTTCATGGACGCCGTCGACGAACTGTTCAACCCGAGACTGCGGGAGCGGTCATGA